From Planococcus halocryophilus, the proteins below share one genomic window:
- a CDS encoding ABC transporter ATP-binding protein yields MSQMGPPHGGASMPPQKAKDFKGTFRRLVSYLKPRRKKLAAVFLVAILSTVFTIIGPKIMGMAITELFEGAYGQLQGAPGAGIDFGVIGQLLALLAGLYVFSSLFSYIQQYMMSTVAQDTVYDLRQDVNKKLEKLPLKYFDGRANGETLSRMTNDIDTIGSTLQQSLTQFITSIVTIIGIFVMMLTISPLLTLIAVVTLPLSLFVIGPILKKSQKYFASQQKNLGHLNGHVEEMYTGHQVVKAFGHEAKSNEQFDAVNEELYNAGRKAQFISGIIMPMMTLIGNLSYVLISIVGGILVTQRAISIGDIQAFITYSKQFTQPITQTANIANIVQSTIAAAERVFELLDEEEEVKKVTTSVLERAKGAVAFRDVDFGYGNELLIDNMNIDVLPGQTVAIVGPTGAGKTTLINLLMRFYELNAGRILIDGLDSRDMSRHELRQNFGMVLQDTWLFNGTIRDNIAYGKTGSTEEEVQAAAKAAHADHFIRTLPDGYDTILNQEVSNISQGQKQLLTIARAILADPPIMILDEATSSVDTRTEIFIQKAMSELMDGRTSFVIAHRLSTIKDADLILVMDQGKVIEQGTHQQLLDKDGFYADLYQSQFTAKLAV; encoded by the coding sequence AAAAACTGGCAGCCGTCTTTTTAGTCGCCATTTTGAGTACCGTCTTCACGATTATTGGACCGAAAATTATGGGTATGGCCATCACTGAATTGTTCGAAGGGGCTTACGGTCAATTGCAAGGCGCGCCGGGAGCGGGCATTGATTTTGGTGTTATTGGTCAGTTGCTAGCACTTCTTGCCGGTTTGTATGTATTTAGTAGTTTGTTCAGCTATATCCAGCAATACATGATGTCGACAGTGGCGCAAGATACGGTCTATGATTTGCGCCAAGACGTCAATAAAAAACTAGAAAAATTACCCCTCAAGTATTTTGACGGGCGAGCAAACGGCGAAACCTTAAGCCGTATGACCAACGACATCGACACAATTGGCAGCACTTTGCAACAAAGTTTGACGCAATTTATTACGTCGATTGTCACCATTATTGGGATTTTCGTCATGATGTTAACAATCAGTCCATTGTTAACGTTAATTGCCGTTGTTACATTGCCGTTGTCGTTATTCGTGATCGGACCGATTTTGAAAAAATCTCAAAAATATTTTGCGAGCCAACAAAAAAACCTTGGCCATTTAAATGGTCACGTGGAAGAAATGTATACTGGCCATCAAGTAGTTAAAGCGTTTGGACATGAAGCAAAATCCAACGAACAATTTGATGCGGTCAATGAAGAACTATACAATGCTGGGCGTAAAGCGCAGTTTATCTCTGGGATTATCATGCCGATGATGACATTGATTGGGAACTTGAGTTATGTCTTGATTAGTATCGTTGGGGGTATTTTAGTCACGCAACGTGCCATTTCTATCGGGGATATTCAAGCGTTTATCACGTATTCCAAACAGTTTACGCAGCCGATTACGCAAACAGCGAACATCGCCAATATCGTTCAATCGACGATTGCCGCTGCGGAGCGCGTGTTTGAATTGTTGGATGAGGAAGAAGAAGTAAAAAAAGTGACCACTTCTGTTCTCGAACGCGCGAAAGGCGCTGTTGCATTTAGAGATGTTGATTTTGGATATGGCAATGAGTTATTGATCGACAACATGAATATCGATGTTTTACCAGGACAAACAGTCGCGATTGTCGGACCAACCGGTGCTGGTAAAACAACTTTGATCAATTTGCTCATGCGTTTTTACGAATTAAATGCTGGACGCATTTTGATCGATGGCCTTGATTCGCGTGACATGTCGAGACATGAATTACGTCAAAACTTTGGAATGGTATTGCAAGACACATGGCTCTTTAACGGCACGATTCGCGACAATATTGCGTACGGTAAGACGGGCTCTACGGAAGAAGAAGTTCAGGCTGCTGCGAAAGCAGCACATGCCGATCACTTTATCCGCACTTTGCCGGACGGTTACGATACAATTTTAAATCAAGAAGTATCAAATATTTCACAAGGGCAAAAGCAATTATTGACCATTGCCCGTGCGATTCTCGCCGATCCACCAATTATGATTTTGGATGAAGCAACATCGAGCGTAGATACGCGGACGGAAATCTTTATCCAAAAAGCGATGAGTGAATTGATGGATGGCCGCACAAGCTTTGTCATTGCCCACCGCTTGTCGACCATTAAAGACGCTGATTTGATTCTCGTCATGGATCAAGGGAAAGTTATCGAACAAGGTACGCATCAACAATTGCTCGATAAAGACGGCTTTTACGCCGATTTGTATCAAAGTCAGTTTACAGCGAAATTGGCTGTTTAA
- a CDS encoding CPBP family intramembrane glutamic endopeptidase, giving the protein MFEEMKARYLILYSVIGTVVSMLTLVLLNVSVITFEIVSQLVMYVVVPGIYFGYYFKKHNASIWNVLSFTGTKKWLPILFALVAVSIAFSLSMFWLQLYVLAPFAPWLVDLLLEEIPLPESPWYIAFTIFTIAVLAPVVEEFMFRGVLLKRLIGKTSVWGGILISSLVFGVLHLDVIGAFLFGVIASLLYLRTNNLLVPIFLHIINNSLAAASLFLAPKWPESVAIFHFTDVYTKALPNTIMLGVSAVFMLGAIYWLARGLPPEKESVSE; this is encoded by the coding sequence ATGTTTGAAGAAATGAAAGCTCGGTATTTGATTTTGTATTCGGTTATCGGAACCGTTGTCAGTATGTTGACCTTAGTCCTGTTAAATGTCAGCGTCATCACGTTTGAAATCGTCAGCCAGTTGGTGATGTATGTCGTCGTCCCTGGAATTTACTTTGGCTATTATTTCAAGAAACACAATGCCTCTATTTGGAACGTCTTATCGTTTACTGGCACAAAAAAATGGTTGCCGATTTTATTTGCATTAGTGGCAGTGTCGATTGCTTTTTCGCTTAGCATGTTTTGGCTTCAGCTGTATGTGCTGGCGCCTTTTGCTCCGTGGCTTGTCGACTTATTGTTAGAAGAAATCCCACTACCTGAGTCGCCTTGGTATATTGCATTTACGATTTTCACCATCGCCGTTTTAGCACCTGTGGTCGAGGAATTTATGTTCCGCGGTGTATTGCTAAAGCGCTTGATCGGCAAAACTTCGGTGTGGGGCGGTATTCTAATCTCCAGCTTAGTGTTTGGTGTGTTGCATCTTGATGTGATCGGTGCGTTTTTGTTTGGTGTTATAGCCTCGCTCCTGTATTTGCGCACAAATAATTTACTAGTACCAATTTTTTTGCACATCATCAATAATTCACTCGCGGCCGCTTCGCTGTTTTTAGCGCCAAAATGGCCAGAGTCGGTTGCCATATTCCACTTTACAGATGTCTACACGAAAGCATTGCCGAATACAATCATGTTGGGCGTTAGTGCCGTATTTATGCTGGGCGCAATTTACTGGCTCGCGCGTGGGTTGCCACCAGAGAAAGAATCCGTTTCTGAATAA
- a CDS encoding penicillin-binding transpeptidase domain-containing protein has translation MMEKTKLTAIFFAFILLLTACQQEEAEPTPEQPPEEPTETVESPEGRVADFIELWNNGDFPTMHSTYLNQGTQTVYGEANFVIWQQELHKQLGVENINVTYTKPDEDAEWNQDQPADFKINVSFDSIIGPVEFNKTLTLLYEQEDWFVEWDPSFILPNLEAGDQVTTAVVEGARGEIVDRNGKAMASNSEGYEIGVVPENFDLSKKQQLAQLLGVTEETIDGRLNQPWVQPHYLVPIAQIKADQSTLDELFTIRGTKQEKVVMRNYPYNRALSHVTGYVGPITAQQLAEWSDQGYTTENLVGRQGLEEVLQERLRGKAGGRIILKKQRENAVITSVENEPVPGETVTLTIDAELQKKIYTAMKEQPGASAAIDPTTGETLALVSSPGFDPNEFVPNITTSRFQELANDPLQPFFNRFAAVYTPGPVIQPITAAIGMESGTLDPAEGMDITGKSWQRYRSWGDFRITRPREDIKNPIDLNKALVYSDAIYFARQALNIQDNDFQTGLEKFGFGEALEFPIELTTSRISKDGTFGSEGQLADTASGQGQMQVNILHLANLYSPILTDGKLYKPMLYVSDEKSHLWNENLLSAANAKILRKSFSNTGEQLGIEIAGKSGTANERGKQTKWFVGYQASNPKLIVSMMIQGDARVEKMVEQALDTEE, from the coding sequence ATGATGGAGAAGACCAAGTTAACGGCAATTTTCTTTGCGTTTATTCTTCTATTAACAGCATGCCAGCAGGAGGAAGCGGAACCGACTCCTGAACAACCACCAGAAGAGCCAACTGAAACAGTCGAATCACCGGAAGGACGGGTGGCGGATTTTATTGAGCTATGGAATAATGGCGACTTTCCTACGATGCACAGCACTTATTTAAATCAAGGCACACAAACCGTTTACGGGGAAGCGAATTTTGTGATATGGCAACAAGAGCTGCACAAACAGCTTGGCGTTGAAAACATCAATGTCACGTACACAAAGCCTGACGAAGATGCCGAATGGAATCAAGACCAGCCGGCGGATTTCAAAATTAACGTGAGTTTTGATTCCATTATAGGTCCGGTGGAATTTAATAAAACCTTGACCTTGCTTTATGAACAGGAAGATTGGTTTGTAGAATGGGACCCGTCGTTTATTTTGCCGAATTTAGAGGCAGGGGACCAAGTGACGACAGCTGTGGTTGAAGGGGCGCGCGGGGAAATTGTCGATCGCAATGGTAAAGCGATGGCATCGAATAGTGAAGGTTATGAAATTGGCGTAGTTCCTGAAAACTTCGATTTATCGAAAAAGCAACAATTGGCGCAGTTGCTAGGCGTTACAGAAGAGACGATTGATGGCCGGCTCAATCAACCGTGGGTGCAGCCGCATTATTTAGTGCCGATTGCGCAAATCAAGGCAGATCAATCGACACTGGATGAGCTATTTACCATTCGCGGTACCAAGCAAGAAAAAGTAGTGATGCGCAATTATCCGTATAACCGCGCTTTATCGCACGTTACCGGATATGTGGGCCCGATTACGGCTCAGCAACTAGCGGAGTGGAGTGACCAAGGCTATACGACTGAAAACTTGGTAGGGCGACAAGGCTTAGAAGAAGTGTTGCAGGAGCGGCTACGCGGAAAAGCAGGCGGCCGCATTATTTTGAAAAAACAACGTGAAAACGCCGTGATCACCTCGGTCGAAAATGAGCCGGTGCCAGGCGAAACGGTTACGTTAACGATTGACGCCGAGCTGCAGAAAAAAATCTATACGGCGATGAAAGAACAGCCGGGAGCAAGTGCGGCGATTGATCCAACGACTGGCGAAACCTTAGCACTCGTTAGCTCGCCAGGCTTTGATCCCAATGAATTTGTGCCAAACATCACCACTAGTCGATTTCAAGAACTCGCAAACGATCCGTTGCAGCCATTTTTCAACCGGTTTGCAGCCGTCTATACACCAGGTCCAGTAATCCAGCCGATTACCGCAGCCATTGGAATGGAAAGCGGCACGCTCGATCCGGCGGAAGGTATGGACATCACTGGCAAGTCGTGGCAACGCTATCGTTCGTGGGGCGATTTCCGCATCACGCGTCCACGGGAAGATATCAAAAATCCGATTGATTTGAACAAAGCGCTTGTTTATTCCGACGCGATTTACTTTGCCCGTCAAGCATTGAATATCCAAGACAATGATTTTCAAACAGGTTTGGAGAAATTCGGCTTTGGCGAAGCACTCGAATTTCCAATCGAGCTGACAACGTCACGCATTTCAAAAGACGGCACATTTGGCTCGGAGGGGCAGCTTGCCGACACAGCATCTGGTCAAGGTCAGATGCAAGTCAACATCCTGCACCTCGCTAATCTCTATAGCCCGATTTTGACGGACGGCAAACTGTATAAACCGATGTTGTATGTATCTGACGAAAAATCGCACTTATGGAATGAAAACTTGTTAAGTGCGGCGAACGCTAAAATTTTGCGGAAAAGCTTCAGCAATACAGGGGAACAACTCGGTATAGAAATCGCTGGCAAAAGCGGTACAGCGAATGAAAGAGGCAAGCAGACAAAATGGTTCGTCGGTTACCAAGCATCCAATCCTAAGTTGATTGTCTCAATGATGATCCAAGGCGACGCCCGAGTTGAGAAGATGGTGGAACAAGCTCTTGATACAGAAGAATAA
- a CDS encoding MerR family transcriptional regulator: MKIGEVAKLSGVSTRTIDYYTVSGLLHSERSDTNYRLYPASTMQTLERIQLLKKQRMSISEIKEVLNTPERPETELLVDEVYEEFECLQRKITSLEEQLKDAPSSVKLHVSKTLEHQLAAITALIALL, translated from the coding sequence ATGAAAATCGGGGAAGTTGCAAAATTGAGCGGGGTATCAACGAGAACCATCGATTATTATACGGTATCGGGATTGCTGCATAGCGAGCGGTCTGACACAAATTATCGACTGTATCCGGCTTCTACCATGCAGACGCTTGAACGCATTCAATTATTGAAAAAGCAGCGCATGTCGATTTCGGAAATTAAAGAAGTATTGAATACACCGGAACGTCCCGAAACAGAGCTTCTAGTCGATGAAGTATACGAAGAATTCGAATGCTTGCAACGAAAAATCACAAGCTTGGAAGAGCAATTAAAAGATGCACCAAGTTCTGTGAAGTTGCACGTCAGCAAAACACTTGAGCATCAATTAGCAGCAATCACTGCATTGATCGCTTTGTTGTAA
- a CDS encoding hemolysin family protein, with translation MDIVTLLNLVLLILLLALTAFFVGSEFAVVKIRMSRLDQLIAEGNKKAVIAKKVASDLDYYLSACQLGITVTALGLGALGKPTIERLMYPVFDFFAVSDAMASTASYAIAFILVTYLHVVVGEMAPKTLAIQFAEKMSLLLAPPLYWFGKVMKPFIWALNGAARVLLRMFGVKPAGHEQAYSEEELKIVMAQSFEGGAINETELSYMENVFSFDERVAKDIMVPRTELVTLDKDMPLEEIIEILDENNYTRYPVTEDGDKDQILGFVSAKKMLPHIVAGREWYLENFVLELPTVFEATGLQNALMIMQKARVHIAIVADEYGGTAGMITMEDILEEIVGEIRDEFDFDEVADISKVSNNQYLINGRVLLKDLEERFDLTFDESDDIDTIGGWIHFKSPGDVETGATFTDLNISWTIVEMDNQQVKQVMFHNHSNKLNE, from the coding sequence GTGGATATAGTTACCTTATTGAATTTGGTTTTATTAATCTTATTGCTCGCTTTAACAGCATTTTTTGTGGGCTCAGAGTTTGCGGTTGTTAAAATTCGCATGTCGCGGCTCGACCAACTAATCGCAGAAGGCAATAAAAAGGCGGTAATCGCGAAAAAAGTGGCGAGCGACTTGGATTATTATTTGTCGGCTTGTCAGCTCGGCATTACCGTTACAGCGCTTGGACTTGGTGCGCTCGGAAAACCGACAATTGAACGATTGATGTATCCGGTCTTTGATTTTTTTGCGGTTTCCGATGCAATGGCATCAACAGCTTCTTACGCCATCGCGTTTATACTCGTAACGTATCTTCATGTAGTAGTTGGCGAAATGGCGCCGAAAACATTGGCGATTCAATTTGCTGAGAAGATGTCCTTGCTTTTGGCACCGCCACTTTACTGGTTTGGGAAAGTGATGAAGCCTTTTATCTGGGCATTGAACGGAGCGGCTCGCGTATTGCTAAGAATGTTTGGCGTTAAACCAGCAGGTCATGAACAAGCTTATTCAGAAGAAGAGTTGAAAATTGTGATGGCGCAAAGTTTTGAAGGCGGAGCTATCAATGAAACCGAACTTTCGTATATGGAAAACGTGTTTTCATTTGATGAGCGCGTAGCTAAAGACATTATGGTGCCACGTACAGAACTTGTTACGCTGGATAAAGACATGCCGCTCGAAGAAATTATAGAGATTTTGGACGAAAACAATTACACACGCTACCCGGTCACAGAAGATGGCGACAAAGACCAAATTCTCGGGTTTGTCAGTGCCAAAAAAATGCTGCCGCATATTGTCGCTGGACGCGAATGGTATCTTGAAAATTTCGTGTTAGAACTTCCAACTGTTTTTGAAGCAACGGGTTTGCAAAATGCGTTAATGATTATGCAAAAAGCCCGCGTCCACATTGCCATCGTTGCAGATGAATATGGTGGGACAGCCGGCATGATTACAATGGAAGACATTTTAGAAGAAATCGTTGGGGAAATACGCGATGAATTTGATTTTGATGAAGTGGCTGACATTAGCAAAGTGAGCAACAATCAATATTTGATTAACGGCCGCGTGTTGTTGAAAGATCTTGAAGAACGCTTTGATTTAACATTTGATGAAAGTGATGACATCGACACCATTGGTGGTTGGATTCATTTTAAGAGCCCGGGTGATGTTGAAACCGGCGCGACGTTCACGGATTTGAATATTTCATGGACTATCGTTGAAATGGACAACCAGCAAGTCAAGCAAGTGATGTTCCATAATCATTCGAATAAGTTGAATGAATAA
- a CDS encoding hemolysin family protein: protein MDGQIVISLLLIALLIIATAFFVGAEFAILKVRMSRIDQLIAEGNKKAVLAKKVANNLDYYLSACQLGITITALALGALGEPTVERMLHPLFEAFAVPAALSTILSYAIALTIVTFLHVVIGELAPKTLAIQYAEKVTLLLAPSLYWFGKIMNPFIWLMNGSARLLLRLFKVEPAGHEEAHSEEELKLIMAESFQSGEINQTELTYLKNIFAFDDRIVRNIMIPKAEIVSVDSRLTRSELFKVLDKHQFTRYPVADYGNENNLIGFINTKELLTSMAAGRTQNPESFIHEMSRFPETTPIQKVLTNMQQSHTHMAIITKDGAMTGLVTMEDILEEIVGEISDDSFEAEPI, encoded by the coding sequence TTGGACGGACAAATAGTCATTAGTTTACTACTTATTGCGTTATTAATTATCGCAACTGCCTTTTTCGTCGGTGCCGAGTTCGCCATTTTAAAAGTGCGTATGTCGAGAATCGACCAATTGATCGCTGAAGGCAATAAAAAAGCCGTACTCGCAAAAAAAGTAGCCAATAATTTGGATTATTACTTATCTGCTTGTCAGCTCGGAATCACGATAACGGCACTCGCCCTTGGTGCATTAGGAGAGCCGACCGTTGAACGCATGTTGCACCCATTATTTGAAGCGTTCGCAGTTCCCGCGGCATTATCAACCATTTTATCGTACGCAATCGCACTTACAATCGTGACGTTTTTACACGTTGTGATCGGTGAATTGGCGCCAAAAACATTGGCGATTCAATACGCTGAAAAAGTCACGCTATTGCTGGCACCATCGCTTTATTGGTTCGGTAAAATCATGAATCCGTTTATTTGGTTGATGAATGGCTCAGCACGATTGTTGTTGCGTTTATTCAAAGTAGAGCCAGCCGGCCACGAAGAAGCCCATTCGGAAGAAGAGTTAAAGCTGATCATGGCGGAAAGCTTCCAAAGCGGCGAGATCAATCAAACCGAGCTAACGTATTTGAAAAACATCTTCGCTTTTGACGATCGCATTGTTCGCAACATCATGATCCCAAAAGCGGAAATCGTGTCAGTCGATAGTCGCCTGACGCGCTCTGAGCTTTTTAAAGTATTGGATAAACACCAATTTACCCGTTACCCGGTAGCCGACTATGGCAATGAAAACAACCTCATCGGTTTTATTAACACGAAAGAATTGTTAACGAGCATGGCAGCAGGAAGAACGCAAAATCCGGAATCGTTTATCCACGAGATGTCGCGTTTCCCAGAAACGACACCCATTCAAAAAGTGTTGACCAATATGCAGCAAAGCCACACGCATATGGCCATCATCACAAAAGACGGTGCGATGACTGGACTTGTAACAATGGAAGACATTTTAGAAGAAATCGTCGGCGAAATTAGCGATGACTCGTTCGAAGCAGAACCAATTTAA
- a CDS encoding DUF4306 domain-containing protein: MQERSTKYIREAILFFGALIFFAVATFLSLYEGSRLEDVSWEWPYSAIFSNWLNGGVESAADILTIDYLVYAAKFAPLFPVIMFVSAFILLLQLASWIFRKNKIVLSVFYLACAGVLFVMSGVFMSSPTVGLELFSRIFFIIGIVLVILGVTSLVKVRKQIA; the protein is encoded by the coding sequence ATGCAAGAACGTTCGACAAAATATATTCGAGAAGCGATATTGTTTTTCGGCGCGTTAATCTTTTTCGCCGTCGCCACTTTCTTGAGTTTGTACGAAGGTAGCCGGTTAGAAGATGTCTCTTGGGAATGGCCGTACTCTGCGATCTTTAGCAATTGGTTAAACGGGGGCGTTGAATCGGCAGCCGATATATTGACCATCGATTACTTAGTGTATGCTGCGAAGTTCGCACCGTTGTTTCCAGTAATCATGTTTGTTTCTGCGTTTATTTTACTGCTGCAACTCGCTTCGTGGATCTTTAGAAAGAACAAAATTGTGTTGAGCGTGTTTTATTTAGCGTGCGCAGGGGTACTTTTCGTCATGAGTGGTGTATTCATGTCGTCGCCAACAGTCGGACTCGAGCTATTTTCTCGGATTTTCTTCATTATTGGCATTGTTTTGGTGATTTTAGGTGTGACCTCGTTAGTTAAAGTACGAAAACAAATAGCGTGA
- a CDS encoding iron chaperone, with product MSIQTIDEYIQQAPEDTREILRTLRKVIQEEAPEAKETIKYQMPTFVLNGNLVHFAAFKKHIGFYPVPSGIEAFQQELAPYKQGKGSVQFPLNQPIPYELIRKVVRFRIAENYKKANSKQ from the coding sequence ATGAGTATTCAAACGATTGATGAATACATTCAGCAAGCTCCAGAAGACACGCGTGAAATTTTACGGACCTTGCGGAAAGTGATTCAAGAAGAAGCACCCGAAGCAAAAGAAACGATTAAGTACCAAATGCCAACATTTGTTTTGAACGGTAATTTGGTTCATTTCGCTGCTTTTAAAAAACATATTGGCTTTTATCCAGTACCAAGTGGAATCGAAGCTTTTCAGCAAGAGCTTGCTCCGTATAAACAAGGAAAAGGTTCTGTCCAGTTTCCGCTAAATCAACCGATACCTTACGAATTAATTCGTAAAGTTGTTCGGTTTCGAATAGCTGAAAACTATAAAAAAGCAAACTCAAAACAATAA
- a CDS encoding LytTR family DNA-binding domain-containing protein — protein sequence MKVSLNIDSQFEETKVIIECKEMDESIKSIIDFINKQEETRFLVGRDGDMQHILKPADIHYFHATNDNVTAVTAKGEFRLKEKLYELEEMFPSSQFIRLSKSVIANLNELSRFEASFNGTLCVYFNSGAKEYVSRNYVNAIKESLKVNRRKGK from the coding sequence ATGAAAGTATCTTTGAATATCGATAGTCAATTTGAAGAAACGAAAGTGATCATTGAGTGCAAAGAAATGGACGAGTCAATTAAAAGCATTATCGATTTTATCAATAAGCAAGAAGAGACGCGTTTTCTCGTTGGACGAGACGGCGATATGCAGCACATTTTGAAGCCAGCGGACATTCATTATTTCCACGCCACCAACGATAATGTCACGGCGGTAACCGCTAAAGGCGAATTTCGCTTGAAAGAAAAGCTTTATGAATTAGAAGAAATGTTTCCATCTAGTCAGTTTATCAGGCTGTCAAAATCAGTCATCGCCAATCTGAATGAATTAAGTCGTTTTGAAGCATCTTTTAACGGAACGCTATGTGTTTATTTTAATTCAGGCGCAAAAGAGTACGTGTCACGGAATTACGTCAACGCTATTAAAGAATCTTTAAAAGTGAATAGGAGGAAAGGAAAATGA
- a CDS encoding DUF3021 domain-containing protein: protein MKTFLIRSIVGIFFGAFLSIVMTYTVILNGQETLDSGLFLQNSFGSMLCGWFFAVSSLIFDHHNWSLRRQTVVHFITVIVLYFVLAFGIGWFPFTVEGFLLILVIFVVFYLLFWFAFYFYFKNQAQKMNKELNS, encoded by the coding sequence ATGAAAACTTTTTTGATCCGCAGTATCGTCGGTATATTTTTTGGTGCTTTTCTCAGCATTGTCATGACCTACACCGTAATTTTGAATGGACAGGAAACTTTGGACAGTGGTTTGTTTTTGCAAAACTCGTTTGGTAGTATGCTATGCGGCTGGTTTTTCGCAGTCAGCAGCCTGATTTTTGATCACCACAACTGGTCATTGCGTCGTCAAACTGTGGTGCATTTCATCACCGTCATCGTGTTGTATTTCGTGTTAGCATTCGGGATCGGCTGGTTCCCCTTCACTGTAGAAGGCTTTCTATTGATTCTCGTCATCTTTGTGGTGTTCTACTTGTTGTTCTGGTTCGCTTTTTATTTCTACTTTAAAAATCAAGCGCAGAAAATGAATAAAGAGTTGAATAGTTAA
- a CDS encoding flotillin family protein, with the protein MQSLGIITVIIALVIIAAIAGVGYFFWMKIRYRTAKSNEALIITGPKLGDPEKDTNIFTDDEGRSMKIIRGGGYLLRRFQTSTPVSLTSFQLKLATPRVYTNAGVPIVADAVAMVKVADTLNGIANYAEQFLGKKQEEIETEIIEVLGSNLRAILSKMTVEDINSDREKFNTDVQDVAQKQLDLMGFKITSLGLTDLRDADEDNGYLENLGRPRIAEVRKLAEIAEANTERETRIHRAQTDQEAKEEEYKRQISTAQSKKEKDIKDAAFKEETERARAKSEQSYELEKAKLAMEIQDEELSMQFAARERAVKLEEEESKVRKTKADATYYETTRSAEADARRAVIDGEAKAKIKRDEGAAEAEVIRERGKAEAESRKLLAEAMEEHGDVIITEKLIDMLPVFAEKVALPLSNIESVKIIDSGNGQGIPSFGKSVTKTMVDMQEPLKEMTGIDIGELLKSYVNRNNQPAPQAPVAAMPVVQKEEVEDANKPTEEL; encoded by the coding sequence ATGCAGTCATTAGGAATTATTACAGTCATTATTGCGTTAGTCATCATCGCGGCAATTGCAGGGGTTGGGTATTTTTTCTGGATGAAGATTCGTTACCGCACGGCAAAATCCAATGAAGCGTTGATCATCACGGGACCAAAATTAGGAGATCCGGAAAAAGATACGAATATTTTCACCGACGATGAAGGTCGTTCTATGAAAATCATTCGAGGCGGCGGCTATCTGTTAAGACGCTTCCAAACGTCAACGCCGGTTAGTTTGACGTCATTCCAATTAAAACTAGCAACACCGCGTGTCTACACAAATGCAGGTGTGCCAATTGTGGCCGACGCTGTGGCAATGGTGAAAGTCGCCGACACGTTAAATGGCATTGCCAATTACGCCGAGCAGTTTCTTGGCAAAAAACAAGAAGAAATTGAAACGGAAATTATCGAAGTGCTTGGCAGTAATTTACGTGCGATTCTTTCAAAAATGACAGTGGAAGACATCAATAGCGACCGCGAAAAATTCAATACGGACGTTCAAGATGTCGCTCAAAAACAACTAGACTTGATGGGCTTTAAAATCACGTCACTCGGATTGACTGATTTGCGTGATGCCGATGAAGACAACGGCTACTTGGAAAACTTAGGTCGCCCGCGTATCGCCGAAGTGCGGAAGCTCGCGGAAATTGCCGAAGCTAACACGGAACGCGAAACACGTATTCACCGCGCGCAAACTGACCAAGAAGCGAAAGAAGAAGAATACAAACGTCAAATTTCAACGGCTCAATCGAAAAAAGAAAAAGACATAAAAGACGCTGCGTTCAAAGAAGAAACCGAACGTGCGCGTGCCAAGTCCGAGCAGTCTTACGAGCTAGAAAAAGCCAAGCTTGCGATGGAAATCCAGGACGAAGAACTCAGTATGCAATTCGCGGCACGTGAACGCGCAGTTAAACTCGAAGAAGAAGAAAGCAAAGTGCGTAAAACAAAAGCCGATGCCACGTACTACGAAACAACGCGTTCCGCTGAAGCCGACGCGCGCCGTGCGGTCATCGACGGGGAAGCAAAAGCGAAGATCAAACGTGACGAAGGTGCCGCAGAAGCAGAAGTTATTCGCGAGCGCGGTAAAGCCGAAGCTGAGTCTCGTAAACTACTGGCTGAAGCAATGGAAGAACACGGCGACGTCATCATCACCGAAAAACTGATCGACATGCTGCCGGTGTTCGCGGAAAAAGTTGCCTTACCACTAAGCAATATCGAATCGGTGAAAATCATTGATTCCGGTAACGGCCAAGGCATCCCGTCATTCGGCAAGAGTGTCACGAAAACCATGGTTGACATGCAAGAGCCGCTCAAAGAAATGACCGGTATCGACATTGGCGAATTGCTGAAATCGTACGTCAACCGCAATAACCAACCGGCTCCACAAGCACCGGTTGCGGCAATGCCAGTGGTGCAAAAAGAAGAAGTTGAGGATGCGAATAAACCAACAGAAGAATTGTAA